The following is a genomic window from Serratia ficaria.
CGTTCCGATCAGCAAAGCCATCAGGAATTTTTTTATCATTGGAACCTCATTCGCCTTAGCCAAAAAGCGTTATAGCCTGAACTCAAAACGGGGAAACATTTAAGAAGAAGCGCTGCAGCCAGCCCATGGTTTGCGCCTCGTTGATATAGCCGTTGCCGACGTATTCGATGCGCGCGTCCGCCACCTGGGTGGAGGTGACCGAGTTATTGCCGCTGATGGTGCGCGGGTTGACCACGCCGGAAAAACGGATGAACTCGGTGCCCTGATTGATGGCGATCTGTTTTTCCCCCACCACGTGCAGGTTGCCGTTGACCAGCACCTGATTGACCGTCACGGTGATGGTGCCGCTGAAGGTATTGTTAGCGTTGGCCCCGCCCTTGCCGCCGAAGGTGCTGTCGCCGGAAATGTCCATGTCGGCGCGCGCGTTGCCCAACAGGCCGTCCAGATAGCGCGGCGAGGTGGCGACGCCGAATTTGCTGGCGCCGTTGCGGCTGGCGTTGGCGGAGGAGCTTTTGCTGGCGCTGACGTTTTCCTGCAGCACGATGGTCAGGGTATCGCCGACGTTGCGCGGGCGGCGATCTTCAAACAGCGGCTGATAGCCGTAGTTCATCGGCTGCACCGTCTGGAAAATTGAGCCGTTCGGCACCGGCGCCCCCGCCGGCGCGGGCTGCGCCGTGGTCGCACCGTCCACCAGCGGTTTGTGCGGTATGTAAGCGCAGCCGCTCAGCGTCAGCATCACCATTCCCGCCAGCCAGCGTTGTCCCTGCCGCGGCAGGATTGCCATCGAATATGTGGTTACCACGGGTATCGCCTTTGTTTCACTAAATGGGGTTACGGGCGCAGCAGGCTGCGCCCGTCAATTACAGCTGCGTCAGTTTTTGCAGCATCTGATCGGAGGTCGATACCGCCTTGCTGTTGATCTCGTAGGCGCGCTGGGTCTGGATCATATTGACCAACTCTTCCGCCACGTTGACGTTGGAGGTTTCCACGTAGCCCTGATACAGCAAGCCGGCGCCGTTCAGCCCCGGCGTGCTCTCGTTCGGCGCGCCCGAGCTTTCGGTTTCCTGATACAGATTCTCGCCGACGCTTTCCAGGCCGCTGTCGTTGACGAAGGTGGTCAGCGTCAGTTGCCCTACCTGCTGGGCGGCGGTTTGCCCCTGCTGGGTGACGCTGACGATGCCGTCGCGCCCGACGGTGATGCTCAGGGCGTTGGCCGGAATGGTGATGGCCGGCTGCACCTGAAAACCGCTGGCGGTCACCAGTTGGCCGTTCTGATCGATCTGGAACGAGCCGTCGCGGGTGTAGGCCTGGCTGCCGTCCGGCAACATCACCTGGAAGAACCCCTGCCCTTTAATGGCGACGTCCTTGCTGTTGTTGGTCTGCGACAGGTTGCCCTGGCTGTGCAGGCGTTCGGTAGCGACCGGGCGCACGCCGGTGCCGATCTGCAGGCCGGAAGGCAGCGTGGTTTGCTCGGAGGACTGCGCCCCCGGCTGACGCATGGTCTGGTACAACAGGTCTTCAAACACCGCGCGTTGGCGTTTGAAGCCGTTGGTGCTGACGTTGGCCAGGTTGTTGGCGATCACGTCCATATTGGTCTGCTGCGCGTCCAGACCGGTCTTGGCAATCCATAACGATGGGATCATTGATTATTTCCTTGCTGCTTAACTCAATGAGAGCAATGAGTTGGCGCGCTGTTCGTTTTCATCCACGCTGTGGATGACCTTCATTTGCATTTCGAAACGGCGGGCGTTGGCGATCATGTCGACCATGGTCTCCATCGGCTTGACGTTGCTGCCTTCCAGCACCCCCGGCATCACCCGCACCAGCGGATCGTTCTGCAGCAGGTTGCCGCGCTGCCGCTGGGTTTCCGGCGTTGGCCGGAACAGACCGTCGTCGCCGCGCATCACCTCGCGCGCGTCGGCCTTCACCAGTTTCAGGCGGCCAATCTGCGCGATGGTGTTCGGCGGGTCGCCGGCATTCAGCGCCGAAATGGTGCCGTCGGCGGCGATGGTTACCTCCGCCGACGGCGGCACTTCGATCGGCCCGCCGTCGCCCATCAGCGGCATGCCCTGCACCGTCAATTGCCCGGTGGAAGAGATCTGGATATTGCCGTTGCGGGTGTAGGCCTCACCGCCGCCCGGCAGGCTGACCGCCAAAAAACCGTCCTGCTGCAGCGCCACGTCCAGCGGGCGCGCGGTGTAATTCAGCGCGCCCTGGCTCATGTCGGCGCCCGGCGTCGAGGCGGTGACCAGCGTACGGGTCGCCAGGCTCGGGCCGTCAACCGGCACCGCGCGCAGCGCCGACAGCTGGGCGCGAAAGCCCGGCGTCGCGGCGTTGGCCAGGTTGTTGGCGGTGACCGCCTGTTGGTCCAGCGTCTGCCGCGCCGCACCCATCGCGGTATAAATCGCGTGATCCATAAATCAATCCTGTTAGCGCAGGCTGACCAGCGTCTGCAGGATCGAGTCCTGCGTCTTGATGGTCTGGGCGTTCGACTGATAGTTGCGCTGGGCGACGATCATGTTCACCAGCTCCTGGCTGAGATCGACGTTGGACGACTCCAGCGCGCCGCTGGCCAGTTTGCCGAGGCCGCCGCTGCCCGCCAGGCCGACGCGCGGCTGGCCGGAAGCGCCGGTTTCCTGCCAAACGTTATCGCCCTGCGAAGACAGGCCTTCCGGGTTGGAGAAGTTGGCCATTACGATCTGGCCCAGCACCTGGGTCTGCTGGTTGGAATAAATCCCCACCACCGTGCCGTCGTTGTTGATCTGGAAGTTGGTGTATTCGCCGGCGGCATAACCGTCCTGCGCCACCTTGCTCACCGAGTCGCTGCCGACGTTTTGCTGCATGCTGCCGGCGAAGCTCAGGGTGAAGTTCTGCGCCGGCGCGCCGTCTTTGGCGGCCATCGGGATCAGCATGTTGAAGTCGCCGGCGGCGCCCTGGGCGCTGGTGGTGCTCACCAGGTTGCCGCTGGTGCTGAATTCCATGGTGCCCGCGTCTACCGGCGCCGCGCTGCCGTCCTGGGTATAGACCTGCCACTTATTGTTTTCGGTCTTCACGAAGTAGGCGTTGATGTTGTGCGCATTACCCAGCGAATCGTAGGCGGTGATGGTATTGACGTAGTTGTAGCTGTCCTGCTTGGTCGGATCGAAGGTCTTGTTTTCCGGCACCTTGTGGGTGGATTTCAGGTTGGCCACCATCTCGCCCGAGGTGGACGCCTTGGCGTTCATCATGCCTTCGGGAATGCTCAACGGCACCGGGTTGGCGCCCTGTTGAATGGTCGGCGGCGTGCCGGCCGCCGGGTAACCGGTCAGCTGCAGCCCCTGCATGTTGGTCAGGTTGCGGTTCTCGTCCAGCTTGAACTGGCCGTTGCGGGTGTAAAAAATGCCGCCGTCCTTGTCCTGCATGCGGAAGAAACCGTTGCCGGTGATGGCGACGTCCAGCGCGCGGCTGGTGCCGGTGGTGGTGCCGCCCTTGAAGTTCTGGGTGATGCCGGACACCTTGACGCCCAGCCCGACCTGCGAACCGGCGAACATGTCGGCAAAGGACACGCTGCCGGATTTGAAGCCGGAGGTGGCGGAGTTGGCGATGTTGTTACCGATCACGTCCAGGTTGGTTGCTGCCGCGTTCAAGCCGCTGACTGCCTGAGAAAAGGCCATGTTATTCTCCGAATAGTGGTCAGGCTATCGTCCGATTGAGCCTGATGAAACAAGGAATGGGGTTATAAAATCTGTCGCACTTCTTCCAGGGTGGCGCTGCCCGCCAGGCCGAGATCCAGCCTGGCGCCGTTCGCGTCGCGGATCACGCCGTTGACCATGCCGAAGTGCAGGCTGCGCGCCACCAGTTGCTCGCCGTTGCCCTTGGCGTTGACAGCCACTTTGTAGGCGCCGTCGGGCGCGGTGCTGCCGTCGTCCAGCGAACCGTCCCAGGTAAACGCGTGCACGCCGGCGGTCAGGCCGCCGATCTCGATGGTGCGCACCACCTGGCCGCTGGCGTTGGTGATGGTGGCGGTCACCCGATCGGCGGCGCGCTCCAGCTCGACGCCAAACGGCGTGGTGCTGATCTTGCCGTCTTTGCTGCCCGCCAGGATGTTGTTGCCGGGCACCATCACCCCGTGGCCAATCAGCGCGCTGGCCTGCAGCGACTGGTTGCTGTTGATTTGGCCTGAGATGGAGCCCAGCGTGGTGTTGAGCTTCTCGATGCCCTGCACCGTGTTGATCTGCGCCAACTGCGAGGTCAGCTCGTTGTTCTGCATCGGGTTGGTCGGGTCCTGATTCTTCAGCTGCGCCACCAGCAGCGTCAGGAAGCTGTTGCTCAGGTCCTGGCTGTTGGTGGTTTTGCCGTTGGCGCCGATGAGCGTGTCATCCAGCGATGCATTGGTAGTTGGGGCCACTGACATGGCGATATCTCCCGGTTACTGACCCAGCGTCAGGGTTTTCATCATCATCGACTTGGTGGTGTTAAGCACCTCGACGTTGGCCTGATAGCTGCGGGAGGCGGAAATGGTGTTGACCATCTCGCCCACCACGTCGACGTTCGGCATGCGCACATAGCCCTTGGCGTCCGCCAGCGGGTTACCCGGCTGATACACCAGCCGCTCCGGCGCCGGGTCGTCCACCACCTGCGCCACTCGCACGCCGCCGGTCGGCTGGCCAGGCGCCGCCGCCACTTCGAACACCACCTGCTTGGCGCGATAGGGCTGGCCGTCCGGGCCGGTTACGCTGTCGGCATTGGCCATGTTGCTGGCGCTGACGTTCAGGCGCTGCGACTGCGCGGACAGGGCCGAGCCGGAGATATCGAAAATATTCAGTAAAGACATGAGCCTTATCCTTGTTGCAGCACCGACATCATCCCTTTGATCTGACCGTTGATCAGCGTCAGGTCGGTCTGATATTTCAGGCTGTTATCGGCAAAATGGGTACGCTCGCGATCCATGTCCACCGTGTTGCCGTCCATCGACGGCTGATCCGGCACCCGGAACAGTAAATCGAGCTGCGGCGGCTGCATGTTCTGCGCCGGTATGTGGCGCGCCGCCGTCAGGTTAAGCGCGATGCCGCCGCCGCTGACGCGCCCCTGTTCCAGCACTTTATTCAGCTGGCTGGCGAAATCGATATCCCGCGCCTGATAGCCCGGTGTGTCTGCGTTGGCGATGTTAGCGGCCAAAATTTCCTGCCGCCGGGCGCGCAAGTTCAGCGCCTCTTGACCAAAGCGCAGAGCAGCGTCCAGTTTGTCGAGCATGCCCCCTCCGCGAGGTTAGAATTTGGAGCCGACAGCATAAACGCCCGCAGCGCCAGCCTATCGCGGGAATAAGGGCAAAATGGGTCGCTATTTGTCTGCTTAGCCAGCGCGTCGTACGGGTACACTTACGCGCATCCCGATGAAGCTTGAGAAGAGAATGATGAAAGGTAAAATGCTGCTGCTTGCCGGGCTGCTGTGCAGTCCTGGCGCCCGCGCCGAAGGTCTGGCGACGCAAATCGAAAGCTTCATCAAGGGGCGCTTCACCGACGCCGCGGTGCAGGTCAAGGTGCGGGTGCGCACCCCGCCGGCGCAGTGGCCGCAGTGTGCGGCGCCGCAGCTGTCGCTGCCGTCGAACGCCCGCTCATGGGGCAATATCAGCGTCTCGGTGCGCTGCGGCCAGGAACGGCGCTTTATTCAGACCCAGGTGCAGGTGATCGGCCGTTATCTGGTCTCGGCGCGCGGCATCGGCGCCGGCAGCCGCCTGACTGCGGCGGATCTGCAGCTGAAAACCGGCCGGCTGGATACCCTGCCGCCGCGCACCCTGACGACAACCGGCAAAGCGCTCGGCGCCGTCAGCCTGCGCAATATCAGCCCCGGCCAGCCGCTGACCTTCGCCATGCTGCGCCGCGCCTGGGTGATCAAGGCCGGTCAGCGGGTGCAGGTGAGCGCCCGGGGAGAGGGGTTCAACATCAGCGGCGCCGGCACCGCGATGAACAACGCCGCCGCCGAAGACGGCGTACGCGTGCGCATGGCGTCGGGCCAAATCGTCAGCGGCGTCGCCGGCGAGGATGGCGGCATCCGCATTGCGTTATAAAAGTGTAAAGGTTTGCCGAACCTTGCCGATAAGAAAAATAGAGGCAGTATTTTATTGGCCACCAGGGCCGCAAAATTATCATTGCAGCGCCGTCGCCGCTACGGCGATGGCGCAGATGGAGATTGACCATGAGTATCGATCGCACCCAGCGGCTGCAACCTGTTCCAACGGTGCAACCGCGTGAAACTCCCGCCGACAATCCGCTTCAGCCGCGCAAAGCCGCTACGGCGGAAACGGCCGTCGGCGGCACCCAGGTAAAGCTGAGCGATGCGCAGGCGCGCCTGATGCAGCCGGGCACCCAGGATATTGACATGGGCCGGGTAGAAGCCATCAAGCAGGCGATCCGCAGCGGCGAGCTAACCATGGACGCCGGTAAAATCGCCGACGCGCTGCTGCAGGATGCGCAACGCGATGGCCACTGGAACGCCGGGCGCGACTGAACGCGCAGCGGCAGGGAAAATCTGAAGGATAATCAACCACCATGGAAAACCTGGCAAAACTGCTGGATAAGCTGCTGGAAACGCTGCAGGCGCTGGATACGGTGCTGGCGGAGGAACACCATCTGCTGTGTTCGGGCCAGTTGCCCGGCGTGGCGCTGCAGCGCGCCACCGACGCCAAGAGCCAGCTGCTGGCCACCGTCGCCTACCTGGAGCAGCAGCGCCTGGGTGCCGAAAACGCCCACCGGCAACGCGCGCCTTATGCCGACCAGCCCCCGCTGGCGGATCGTTGGCAACGGGTGCAGCAACTGAGCCAAACGCTGCGCGAGAAGAACCAGCACAACGGCATGTTGCTCAATCAGCAGATCGATCACAACGCCCAGGCGTTGGCCATCCTCAGCAAAAACAGCAAATCGCTGTACGGACCGGATGGCCAATCGCGCGGCAATAGCCTGCTGGGGCGTAAAATCGGCGTCTGAACCCTCTTCTTCGCCCGGGGCCGCCGGGCGTGCGCAGCCGATCGCACCATCACTCTACACTCTGCCGTTTACCGCTGTTTATTCGCGCAGCATCACGCATCCTTTACGTTAACGCCTTGCCTGCGCCAGCCGGGTCCGCAACCCTGCGTCGGTTTTTAAACCCCTTGATCTATACCCTAATCGGGTATAAATTTCACAGGAGAATGAATGACCGACATTTACCTCACCAAAACCTTCCAGGCCTTCGCCGCCGGTGAACGCATCCGCGATGCCGCGATAATAAAAGCCGCGCGCGAAATGCAAAATCAGCTGTATGACGCCAACCTCGGCGGCTGCGCATATAAAAAACGCATCGCCCGCCCCGGCGGCGGTAAACGCAACGGCTATCGCGTGCCGATCGCCTTTTGCGATGAAAATCGCCTGTTTTTCATGCGCGGTTTTGCCAAAAGTGAGAGAGAAAACATCAGTACGGATGAGTTACAGGGATTGAAACATCTGGCTGCGCTGTATCTGGATTATTCGCCTTTCAGACTCTACCAGTTGGTCAACAACAAGGAATTAAGGAGGCTAAGCGATGAGTAAAATTCTTGCCGAGATCCACCAGGAAGTTCAGGGCCTGCACCGCGCCGGGTTTGTCGATGACGTCACCATGCGCACCTTCGACATGCTGTGCCTGCGGCCGGTCAAGCACTATGGGCCGGAAGACATCCGCGCGCTGCGCGAACGCGAAAACGTCAGCCAGCCGGTGTTCGCGCTGTATCTGAACGTCAGCAAAAAAGCGGTGCAAAAATGGGAGCGCGGCGAAGCGCAACCGAACTCCGCCGCCATGAAGCTGCTTTCTCTCATCGACCGCAACGGCCTGGCGATACTGGCCTGAGGCGTTCGGTCACTGATAGTTGACAATCACCTGATTGCCGATCACCCGCAGCGGCGGATTCAGCCCGCCGCGCGACTGCACAAGATAAATAAAACGCAATTCCACGTTGGCCGGTTCGCCCTGCAGCCCACGGCTGGTGCCGCTGCCGCCGCCCAGCGGGATGCAGCGGCTCGGGGTGCACAGCTGCGCCTGCAGGCCGGCCGGTTCGCCCGACAGCAGGCGATAGCGCCAGCTGACGCTGGTGATGCGCGCATCGGCGTTCGGCAGCGCATTCGGCGGGCGCAAGGCGTCCGACGCGTCGCGCACGCCGCCCTGCTCCAGCGTCACGCCGGCCCCCTCGGCCACCCAGGAGCCGGACACCGCCAGGGCCAGGGACGGCGCCAGTAAAAACAGTATCGTCAGCCAGGCTTTCATTATGCGGCTCCAATGGTCGAGGTCATGCGGATTTGCCGATCGTCGTTGATTTCCAGATTCGACAACACCGCCATTTGCGGCAGGCTGCGGCGCAGGAACCGCGCCAGCAACGCCCGCAGCGCATGGTTGACCAGCAGCACCGGCGGCGCGCTGAGCATTTCCTGCCGCTGCAACGCCTGCTTCGCCTGGTCCAGCAGGCGATCCGCCAGCCCCGGCTCCAGCCCGCCGCCGCCCTGCAGCGCCTGCAGCAGCAACCGTTCCAGCTGGGTGTCCAGACCGATGACCTGGATCTCGCCGTGGCCCGGGAACCACTGTTGCGTGATGGCCCGGCCCAGCGCCACCCGCACTACCGTGGTCAGTTCGTAAGGATCGCTCTGCGTCGGCGCATGCTCCGCCAGCGTTTCGATGACGGTGCGCATATCGCGGATTGAAACCCGTTCCGCCAGCAGATTCTGCAGCACCTTATGCAGCGTGGTCAGCGACACCACGCCCGGCACGAAGTCTTCGGTCAGCTTCGGCATCTCCTGCGAGACGCGATCCAGCAGCTGTTGCGTTTCCTGGCGGCCAAACAGCTCGCTGGCGAACTGGCCAATCAGGTGATTGAGGTGCGTGGCCACCACCGTGCTGGCCTCGACCACGGTAAAGCCCTGGATCTGCGCCTGCTCGCGCAGCGCGCTGTCGATCCACACCGCTTCCAGCCCAAAGGCCGGATCGACGGTTTTGTCTCCCGCCAGTTCGCCCACCGCGTTACCGGGGTTAATCGCCAGCCAGCGGCCCGGCTGCGCCTCGCCGCTGCCGATTTCCACCCCTTTCATCAGGATGCGGTAGCCGGCGGGCGGCAGTTCCAGGTTATCGCGGATGTGCACCACCGGCGGCAGATAGCCCATGTCCTGAGCGAACTTCTTGCGAATGCTGCGGATGCGCCCGAGCAGCTCGCCGTTCTGCTGGAAATCCACCATCGGGATCAACCGATAACCGACTTCCATGCCCAACGGATCCTCCAGCTGCACGTCGGACCAGCTGGCCTCGGCAGCCTGCGGATTTTCCTGCGCCGCCGGCGCTTCCGCCGCCTTCGGCGCCTGCTGCTCGCGGCCGCGCAGCCACCAGGCCAATCCCAGCAAGGCGGCGGTAAACAGCAGGAACACCAGGTTCGGCATGCCCGGCACCAGGCCCAGCAGCCCCAGCACCGCGGCGCTGAGCAGCATCACCCGCGGGTTGTTGAACAGCTGGCCGACCATCTGTTCGCCCACGTCCTGATCGGTCGCCACCCGGGTGACTATCACGCCGGCCGCGGTGGAGATCACCAGCGCCGGGATCTGCGCCACCAGGCCGTCGCCGATGGTCAGCAACGTGTAGCTTTCCGCCGCCGCCCCCAGCTCCATGCCGTGCTGGATCACGCCGACCAGCAGGCCGCCGACCACGTTCAGCACCATGATCATCAGGCCGGCGACCGCGTCGCCGCGCACGAACTTGCTGGCGCCGTCCATCGAGCCGTAGAAATCCGCTTCCTGGGTCACTTCGGCGCGGCGCTTCTTGGCCTCGTCTTCCCCGATCAGACCGGCGTTGAGATCGGCGTCGATCGCCATCTGCTTGCCCGGCATGCCGTCCAGCACGAAACGCGCGCCCACTTCGGCGATGCGCCCGGCGCCCTTGGTGATCACCATAAAGTTGATCAATACCAGAATGATGAACACCACGATGCCGATGGCGAAGTTGCCGCCCACCAGGAAGTGGCCAAAGGCCTCGACCACGCGGCCGGCGGCGGCCGAACCGGTATGGCCTTCCATCAGGATGATGCGCGTCGAGGCCACGTTAAGCGACAGCCGCAGCAGCGTTGAGAACAGCAGAATGGTCGGGAAGGCGGCGAACTCCAGGGTGCGCTGGGTAAACATCGCCACCAGCAACACCATGATCGACAGCGCGATATTGAAGGTGAACAACAGGTCGAGAATGAACGCCGGCAACGGCAGCACCATCATCGACAGGATCATCAGGATCAGTATCGGGCCGGCCAGCACCTGCCACTGCGTATCTTTAAAATTACCCGGCAAACGAAGCAGGGAGGCCAAATTAGCCATCAGAGTTACTCTCTCCAGCAAAGTCCAGTGCTTCCGGCACCGGTAAACGTTCAGGTTTTTTCGGGATCAGACCGCCCTCGCATCGCCAGCGGCGCAGCCGGTAAACCCAGGCCAATACCTCGGCGACCGCGGCGTACAGGGTGGCCGGGATAGGTTGCCCAATCTCGCTGTGTCGATACAGCGCGCGCGCCAGCGGCGGCGCCTCGAGCAGCGGGATGCGGTGTTCAGCGCCCAGTTCGCGGATGCGCAGCGCAATCTCGCCGGCCCCCTTGGCCAGCACTTTCGGCGCGCTCATTTTCTGGTCGTTGTACTGCAGCACCACCGCGTAGTGCGTCGGGTTGGTGACGATCACGTCGGCCTTCGGCACGTCGGCCATCATGCGGCGCCGGGCGATCGCCCGCTGTTGCTGGCGAATGCGCCCCTTGACGTGCGGGTCCCCTTCCTGGTCCTTGAACTCGTCGCGGATATCCTGCCTGGTCATCTTCAACTTCTTGAAGTGGCTCCACAGCTGATAAAACACGTCGAACGCCACCATCGGCGTCAGCCCCAGCACCACCAACAGGCCGCAAAAAATAATCATCTGCAGCGCATTGGCCAACGCATCGAGCGGCTGTTGCGTCACCAGGTGCAGCATCGCCGCCCAGTTGTGCCACAGATACAAACCGGTGACCCACCCCACCAGCGTCGCCTTCAGCACGCCCTTCAGCAGCTCCGCCAGCACCTGGCTGGAGAAGATGCGCTTCAGCCCGGACAGCGGGTTCATGCGCTTCAAATCAAACTTGATCGACTTGCCGCTGAACAGGATGCCGCCCAGCAGCATCGGCGCGGCGATCGCCACCAGCACCAGCCCCGCCATGATAGGCAGCAGCGCCCAGACCGCCTGGCGCAGCAGCATGCCCAGCTGGCGCAGCATTTGTTTGTCGTTGCTGACCATGCCGTGGTCGAAATGCAGCCCCTGGGTCAGCATCATCGCCAGCTGTTGCGCCATATTGCCGCCGGACAGCCAAACGATCGCCAGCCCGGCCACCAGCATCAGCACCGAGGTCAGCTCGCGCGAACGCGGGATCTGGCCATCTTCGCGCGCCTTTTCCAGCCGATGGGGCGTGGGGGCCTCGCTTTTTTCCAGATCGCTGTCTTCAGCCACGCGCCGTTCCTGTACCGGGAGGGAATAGAATGGCGGTCAGCATGCCAAAAAACTGCCGATGTCATTGATGGAACAGCGGGGAAAAAGGCGGGTTATTTAGGGGATGGGGCAATCAAGGGGAGACGTTACAGCCAATTTTCCAGCCGTAAGCCATCAACGCGCTCAAATTCGCGTCGGTTATTGGTCACCAGAATCAATCCTTCGCTGCGCGCATGCCCAGCGATATGCAGATCGTTTACGCCAATAGGCGTTCCCTGACGCTCCAGCGCAGCCCGAATGTTGCCGTAGTGCGAAGCCGCTTTGGCGCCGTAATCGAGAATGTCCAATCGGGAGACAAAATCCTCAACCACTCTCGCGTTAACCGCCGGACGCGAGCTTTTCTCCACTCCGTGAACCAATTCGCCATAGGTGACCGACGAAATGACCATTTTGCCCGCATAGCGATTGAACGCCTCCAGCACTTCCAGAGGCCGGCGCTTGATGACATAGATAACAATGTTGGTGTCCAGCATATGGCTGAACATCAAAACTCTTCCCGCTCGCGCTGGTGTTGCCCGGCGCGTTCATTGAGGAAGTCATCGCTCACCTCATTTTCCGCGCAGAAGAAACTGTCCCAGGTATTCTCCAGGGGGGCAAGAATGCGCTCTTTGCCCACTACGCGGACGGTCACTTTAGAAACGGTATCAGGGAAACGCACCTCTGTAGGCAAGCGTACAGCCTGTGTCCGATTATTGGTAAAGACAGAACCTAACGTCATGGCGACCTCCTTTAACTGGAGTACAAATTATAACCGCCATGATGTATATAGCAATGCTATATACATTAATCTTTGCGGGACACAGCGCAACTTGTCGGGGCGCGCCGTCGCGCGCCCCGACAAGGGTCAAAAACCGAGGCTGTCGAGCAGATCGTCGACCTGCGCCTGGTTGGCTATCACGCCGGCGCCGTTCTGGTCGAGCTGCGGGCCGTTGAGCAGGCTGTCGTTCGGCCGCTTCTCTTTCACCGGCTGTTCCGGAATATTTTCCATCAGCACCATCAGCAGCTGTTTTTCGATCTCCTGCACCACGTCCATCATGCGCTTGATCACCTGGCCGGTCAGATCCTGGAAGTCCTGCGCCATCATGATTTCCAGCAGTTGAGCGTTGGTGAACGCCGTGTGCCCCGGTACCTGATCCAGATACGCGCGGGTATCGGTAACCAGCGAACGGGCGTCGGCCAGGTCGATCGGGTTGGCGAACCATTCATCCCAGCGTCCTTTCAGCGCATCGGCTCCGGACTCCAGCTCCGCCTGACGCGGCTGCGCCGCCTCCACGCAGTTCAACGCCCGTTCCGCCGCCTGCGCCGTCATGGTCACTACATAGTCAAGACGGTCGCGCGCATCCGGGATCGCCTCTGCCGCCTGGGCGATCGCCTGATCGAGCCCCAGCTCGCGCATGCTGTCGCGCAGCATGCGGGTCAGTTGGCCGATGCGGGAGATGATCTCTCCCGCGGTCGCTGCATCGCTGGCAGGCATTGGAATCTCTCTCATCGCCCTCTCCTTACATGCCCAGTTTTTCGAAAATCTTATTGAGCTTTTCTTCCAGCGTCGCCGCCGTAAAAGGTTTCACCACGTAACCGCTGGCGCCGGCCTGCGCCGCCGCGATAATGTTTTCTTTTTTGGCTTCCGCCGTCACCATCAGCACCGGCATGGCGGCCAGCGCGCCGTCGGCGCGAATGGTCTGCAGCAGTTCAAGGCCGTCCATGTTCGGCATGTTCCAGTCGGACACCACAAAGTCGAAGCCGCCGGCGCGCAGCTTGTTCAGCGCATCCGCGCCGTCTTCGGCCTCTTCGACGTTATTGAAGCCCAGCTCTTTCAGCAAATTCCTGACGATGCGGCGCATAGTGGAAAAATCGTCCACCACCAGAAATCTGAGATTCTTGTCTGCCATTGCTACTCCTGAAGTTTTTAACCGTTTTAATGGTGCAAAATAGCGGCCCGCCCAACGGCGGCCGCTGACCCGATGCCCGCAGGGTTGGCCCTGCGGAATAAAATCAAATGCGCAGCGCCTGGCCGCCGGCGATCTGCGCCAGCATCCGCTGGCTGATGCGTTCCAGCTCCACCAC
Proteins encoded in this region:
- the flgH gene encoding flagellar basal body L-ring protein FlgH, whose amino-acid sequence is MAILPRQGQRWLAGMVMLTLSGCAYIPHKPLVDGATTAQPAPAGAPVPNGSIFQTVQPMNYGYQPLFEDRRPRNVGDTLTIVLQENVSASKSSSANASRNGASKFGVATSPRYLDGLLGNARADMDISGDSTFGGKGGANANNTFSGTITVTVNQVLVNGNLHVVGEKQIAINQGTEFIRFSGVVNPRTISGNNSVTSTQVADARIEYVGNGYINEAQTMGWLQRFFLNVSPF
- the flgG gene encoding flagellar basal-body rod protein FlgG encodes the protein MIPSLWIAKTGLDAQQTNMDVIANNLANVSTNGFKRQRAVFEDLLYQTMRQPGAQSSEQTTLPSGLQIGTGVRPVATERLHSQGNLSQTNNSKDVAIKGQGFFQVMLPDGSQAYTRDGSFQIDQNGQLVTASGFQVQPAITIPANALSITVGRDGIVSVTQQGQTAAQQVGQLTLTTFVNDSGLESVGENLYQETESSGAPNESTPGLNGAGLLYQGYVETSNVNVAEELVNMIQTQRAYEINSKAVSTSDQMLQKLTQL
- a CDS encoding flagellar basal body rod protein FlgF — its product is MDHAIYTAMGAARQTLDQQAVTANNLANAATPGFRAQLSALRAVPVDGPSLATRTLVTASTPGADMSQGALNYTARPLDVALQQDGFLAVSLPGGGEAYTRNGNIQISSTGQLTVQGMPLMGDGGPIEVPPSAEVTIAADGTISALNAGDPPNTIAQIGRLKLVKADAREVMRGDDGLFRPTPETQRQRGNLLQNDPLVRVMPGVLEGSNVKPMETMVDMIANARRFEMQMKVIHSVDENEQRANSLLSLS
- the flgE gene encoding flagellar hook protein FlgE; its protein translation is MAFSQAVSGLNAAATNLDVIGNNIANSATSGFKSGSVSFADMFAGSQVGLGVKVSGITQNFKGGTTTGTSRALDVAITGNGFFRMQDKDGGIFYTRNGQFKLDENRNLTNMQGLQLTGYPAAGTPPTIQQGANPVPLSIPEGMMNAKASTSGEMVANLKSTHKVPENKTFDPTKQDSYNYVNTITAYDSLGNAHNINAYFVKTENNKWQVYTQDGSAAPVDAGTMEFSTSGNLVSTTSAQGAAGDFNMLIPMAAKDGAPAQNFTLSFAGSMQQNVGSDSVSKVAQDGYAAGEYTNFQINNDGTVVGIYSNQQTQVLGQIVMANFSNPEGLSSQGDNVWQETGASGQPRVGLAGSGGLGKLASGALESSNVDLSQELVNMIVAQRNYQSNAQTIKTQDSILQTLVSLR
- the flgD gene encoding flagellar hook assembly protein FlgD translates to MSVAPTTNASLDDTLIGANGKTTNSQDLSNSFLTLLVAQLKNQDPTNPMQNNELTSQLAQINTVQGIEKLNTTLGSISGQINSNQSLQASALIGHGVMVPGNNILAGSKDGKISTTPFGVELERAADRVTATITNASGQVVRTIEIGGLTAGVHAFTWDGSLDDGSTAPDGAYKVAVNAKGNGEQLVARSLHFGMVNGVIRDANGARLDLGLAGSATLEEVRQIL
- the flgC gene encoding flagellar basal body rod protein FlgC; protein product: MSLLNIFDISGSALSAQSQRLNVSASNMANADSVTGPDGQPYRAKQVVFEVAAAPGQPTGGVRVAQVVDDPAPERLVYQPGNPLADAKGYVRMPNVDVVGEMVNTISASRSYQANVEVLNTTKSMMMKTLTLGQ
- the flgB gene encoding flagellar basal body rod protein FlgB; translated protein: MLDKLDAALRFGQEALNLRARRQEILAANIANADTPGYQARDIDFASQLNKVLEQGRVSGGGIALNLTAARHIPAQNMQPPQLDLLFRVPDQPSMDGNTVDMDRERTHFADNSLKYQTDLTLINGQIKGMMSVLQQG
- the flgA gene encoding flagellar basal body P-ring formation chaperone FlgA, which translates into the protein MKGKMLLLAGLLCSPGARAEGLATQIESFIKGRFTDAAVQVKVRVRTPPAQWPQCAAPQLSLPSNARSWGNISVSVRCGQERRFIQTQVQVIGRYLVSARGIGAGSRLTAADLQLKTGRLDTLPPRTLTTTGKALGAVSLRNISPGQPLTFAMLRRAWVIKAGQRVQVSARGEGFNISGAGTAMNNAAAEDGVRVRMASGQIVSGVAGEDGGIRIAL